In Verrucomicrobiales bacterium, the genomic window GGCAGCCGAAATTCCAAATCTCCAACGACACACCGAAACTAAAACATTGAGACTCCATCTCTGATGGACTACACCTTTCCCACACCAAGCCACCATAGCTTAACTAACCCTCCAAGTGGCCGGACTATTGGGGCCACCTCAAAGTAAAGTATTACCTTTCGGACGACTTCCAGGATTCATTGGCCATCGTTGCAGAGAGCGACAAGGGTGTCGGTTCGTTGCGGATCGAGGAGGAGGGCATCAAGCAGTGACATGGTGTGGTGGGGCTAGGGGAGCTGGGATGGTGCCGGAGAATCCGAGTAAAGGCGGAAGTAGCGGGTATCGCCCAATGCGGACTTCTTGAGGGTTGCATAATTAGTGTCTAAATCATTGGGCCACTCCTCCGTCCCGTAGTCGCTCCAAGCGAGGCTGTTTCCAACAACCTGGGCAGCTTGAAGACGAAAGTGAGGAAGCCTGTGAGACCATTTCAGCAATATCGAGTCTGCCTGATCCTGCACAGTCAACGCAGGTCGCACGATAAAGAACTGAAAAATCAGCCCCGTGGTCAGAGCCTCCTTTGCAACTTCAGCGGTGTTTGGACACCCGTAAATCATCGATATCCCATCTGCGAGGTCTGCTTGCGCGTCCATCGTGGGCCCAAGTCTATCGAAATCAGGCATCTTCCTTGAGTATTCGATATCGATTAGCAGGTTGCCTTTCAGTGGCGAATAAGGAAAGGAGTTGCTGAGAATCCACCAGTTGTTGAGGAACCTTGCCGGCCCACCCACACAGTCGCCCCCTCCATATACGCCAACCGAGCCTCGAAGCACAACCCTTTCATCCGGACCGATGTTCTCAGCAAACCTCAGCGAGAGGTTGTCCGGTTCCTTCGAAGTCGTGGAGAGCCTTATCACGACGCCATCGAGTGAAGTGCCCTCCTGATTGCAAGTATCCCCCCTGGGGAGTATAGAGTAAATAAAGCCATTTTCCTGCGGTCCCTCGCTGAATTCACTTGCAGCGATGACCTGTTGAAATCGACACGATTCGCATTCATGAAAGTTAGGGGATGGAAAAGTGCCAAATGGGATAACCGTGGCTCCTGCTCCCTCGGTGGTCTCGTTCAGGTTTTTAGGAACAACTGGTGCAAAGAACCACGGAGGAGGAGAGGCAGCGAAGCTCTGCGCAGCGGAGAGCAGACAAACCAGCCCGAAATAATACAAACGAAGTGTCTTCATACATTACCTACAAAAGCGCTAGTGCCATAGCGTCCTCAATCAACGTGCTCAACTCTTGGACCGGATAGAATGGCGAGCCAGCCGGATCTTGCAGGGCCCCTTGAATCAGCTGCCCGGATGACTTGCGATTATTGAAATATACAACTGAGTTAGATCGCCAATGGCTCATGGGAAGCTGATTCGCTACATCGATCACGTTGTTCTCAACATTGCCATTGATGACGTAAGCTAGGTCCACTGCCTTGTCTTGGGATACATCTCCAGGCAATGACGATCCGTCTGGAGATGTCACGTACCGCACTAGGTTATTCTGGATCTGCACATTCCCGAAGGCCCTGAATCTATCGGGAACATAGGGATCCGGAGCAGGCGGATTGAACGGCCCAGTAGGGGTTGCAAGGCACCTGATGGCAATCGAGCGCTGCGACGACGAAACCCCGGTGGGAATGAGCTCGATCGCGTTGTTCTCAATCAAAAGGTCTCGAGTGAAATTGCATGAAATCACTTCCGGCGGACGTGTGGGGGGTGTGGGGTTGTCAGCCGTCACATTAAACATCGGTATGGTGTTCAAGGCATACGTGAACGAATTATTATCGAGGCTTACACTCCGAACGGTGGAGATGATGTTGAAAAGCGCGCTAGGAACGCCACCCACTGTTGCCCCTATTATAGCTATCGGTTGGCCTACTACCAGGCCATGCGGAACAGCGACCGGATTGGGACTACCACCTGTATTATCCAAATGCTTTACGGTGAACGTGGCGAATGTTTCTCCTGCTAGAGCTTCAAGTGAAGAGGCGGAAACCTGTGGAGCGGCCCCAAGTTCGGTGTTCGAATTCCGTCCCATGTTGTAATTCGGCCCCCGTCGCACCCACCTAAACTGATTGTTCCGGATCACCAAACTTCCAGTCGCGGCCGTGTCGTTGTAGGGACCCGCAGACTGACAGTGGGAGATCTGATTCCCTTCGATGACTGAAGACGTGGCTCCAGACATAGCAAGCGCTTGGAAAACAACTCCGCAAGCACCCTGTGTGAGGTCGGAAAGTGTGCCGGAGAGGGAAGGGTCCTTCCCCGTTGCGTAGATCCGCCTACACTTGAATCCTCTTCGAGTCAGACCGTTCCCATTCGCCACAACGGTCCATTCAGCGTTAATGGTTTGATTATCCCCAGAGGTAGGGGCAGCGGGCTTGGTTCCCTCTATCACTACGGTGCTACCGGGGAGCAAGAAGTGTGCAGTCTCAGTTGCCACCGTCAATTCCCACTCGTTCGGTGTGGTCGTGATCTGTGTGAGGCTGGGAAATGGCGTGGTTTGGCTCACCGCCACTCGCATGCTCGGAAATCTGCCTAACCACATTTGGCTGCCAGCCATGGGTGAAGTATTGCGAGGGATGCTGCCCGATGGAGTGTAGCTGAAGGTGGTGGCAGTGGGGACCGGGCTCGCGTCGACCTGAAACGAGCCTACAAAGTCATTGTCGTAGCCATTATTGTAGAAAGCGCCATACAGTCGAAACCAATTCCCAGCTGAGAGTCCGTGGGACGTTCGAGTGGTCACCGTGGCCTGCGTTCCCGTCGCGGGAGTCACCAGGGACCCAATAGAAACCGGATTCTCCACGTACTCGCAGTTGACGTAGTTATTGCGGAACACGCACGATCGGTTAAAGGCGCTGAAACCGTTATACACCGTCGGCGATCCTCCCCGGGACAAAGCCGCTCGGCTACTGAACAGATGGAGGCAGGTCGTTTCCCGCACACTTCTGAGCCCGGGCTGTTCAATCACGCATTCCTCCACAACGCAGTTGTAGCGCTGTCCGTCCGTCAGACTGGTGATGTATTCAGATCCACCGACCCCGATCACGAAACATTCCTGAGTATTGGGAACCGGGTTACCCTGTCGTCCGAAGTTAATCACTCGAATTCTCCGGATCCGCGTCTGACTCCCTCGGATGAAGATCGCGGCACAGGAAAGTTGTGAATTCACCTGTCCAGCGATGTTACAATCGATGGTGAAATCTTCAGCGCTGAACGCGATCAAGGGTTGAAAAGCCAAGGTCATCGTCGCACGTCCAATGGCATAATAAGGTCGATTAAGAAACGCCGCCTGCACCAGCTTCAAGGTCGTCACACGCATGCCAGAGCCCCTGATCTTCAGCCCCGACCACGGTCTCCAACTGGCGGCTGGCTGTCCACCGGCTAGAACCCCACCCAAGCAATCTTCGCTTCCCTTGGTCTCGAAGGTCCCGGGTCCCAGCCATACCGCAATAGGTCCCAGTGTCGACAACGACCGCATCACCGCATCGAACCGATATGGGTCCTTGCGGCAGGTACCTCCAGAGTATGTACCAGCAGTGGTAGCATCTGCAGGCACGAAGGTCCTGAATGTAAAGGTTTTCGCTCCAGTCTTGGTGATCGAAAAAGCCCCCAGAATCTGATAAGCTGCGCTTGTCGAAAAGCCTTCTAGAAGGATGATATCGCCGCTTTCATAGCCGTGGTCAACCGTCGTGGTTGCGACAGCCGTGGTTGCAATAGTCGGATCCAAGGAGCTCGTCCTTACAACGGTCACACTGGCCGGCGGCGATAGGTTTTGCAGGACGGACCCGTCAAAAGGTTGCGCTTCGGTACCATCCCCGGCTTGACCGTCGGTCCTGAGCGCAACATACACGTTCATCCGAACCGGATCTTGGATCAGTGCTTGTAAGAGCGACATGCGTGATGTGAATTGTGCGCAGCGTCAAAGCCCGGACGCTCATTGCATCTTTACCTCTTGATTCTGGAATCAACCTAATCTGTACCCCCCCCCCATTTGTCAAAATATTTTCAAAACTTTTTTCGAGCTATCTAAATATGATGCAGGAGTATCGAAAGTGCTAGTGCGGAATGGGTGCTGGGGCTGGACGGGAACTATCTGCTCCGATGACTGGGGGGGGGACGAGGGACGAGTTTCCGACGGAGGGGGCGATTACGATTACGATTACGATCACGATCACGAGGGGGAGGGAGAGATGTTGCCCGCGGATCACACGGAACACACGGATCAGGAACAGGATCCCTGAGCACATGAATTATTTCCCATCCGAGTCATCCGTGAAATCCGTGGTTACCTTTCCTGCTTCCCAGTTGGTTCCTCTCCGCGCCTTTGTGGCTTAGTGTGAGACCATCGGGTTAGGCCGTGCCCTTCTCTGGGTCACTCGTCACTCTCAATCCTTTCGCCGCTCGGAGGCTGCCAACTCCAGCACTTGGAGGGTCTCCTCCACATTGCGCTCCAGGCGGAGCTGGTCTGAGTCCACCGGGCGCAGCATGAATCGCTGGGAAAACCAATAGGCGATCGCATTCACCAGTCCGGGGACGTTGGAGGGATCCGAAACCACGGTGCCATTGACCCCTTCAACGATGAGCTCGGACGAGCCATTCTGAACCGAACTGATCACCGGCAAACCCGCGGCCATGGCCTCGAACACGACGTTTGCCGACGGCTCGTATATGGGGGGGAACAGAAAAAGATCCGCGGCAGCGTAAGCGTTCTCCACATCCGGCATCGCACCCGCAAAGACAAAATCCTTCGACGTCAAATAGGGCAGACGCCCTTTGCCAACCACCAACAACTTGACGGGAGTTTTGGCCATGCGACGGGGCGGCTTACCTTCCCCGTTCCATTCATTCTCCAAGATCTCAAGGCCTTGTTTGACTCCAAACTGATCCACAGCCTGCAGCACATACTTCAGCCCCTTGCGCTCCCATCCTGACCCCACGAACAGAATCACGAAGTCCTTTTCAGTAAAACCAAAGCGCTTGCGCGTCTCGTCACGACGGCCGCTCTGAAATCGCGGGACATCGATGCCATTTCGCACCAGATGGATGCGTTCCTCCGGAAAGGGAAAGAACTCCAGGATCTCCCGTCGCACCATCTCGGAATTGACAATGATTCGTCGGGTGCGGCTGGGGTCGAAGGTCTGGGCTTCCAACGCCAGCATGTTGCGGTGAAACCCACCCCATTGAGTGAAGGGCTTCTGATACCAGGGGGCAAAGCGCCGACGCTGGTTCAGCCACGCACGATGCACCCCATCTCCCGCGCGATACACATCCTGCCGAAGCGTGCGCTCGAAGCTGAACACACAGTCAAAGCGTTGGGATTGAAGCCTGCGGTCGACCTGCTCGGCGAAACCGACGCTACGCAAAGCTCGCGATGCGCTGGCTGACACGAGATAAACCCTTGTTCCCTCCGGAGGCGAATCCCACTCTTCGGTAAAAAAATGAAGCTCGTGACCAGCTTCTGCCAAACTGGCAACGAGGCGCTGCACGTACAGCTCCGCTCCTCCTACGGAGGAAAAGCGACGTCGAATCAGCGCAAGTTTCACTGCCGAAGAAACTAGAGACCGACAGCGGCGGCTTCAAGCTCTGCCTCGAGAGCCGTGGGCTCGTCAGGGCTCGACGGAGTCTCTCCCTACCCCCAATCGTCACACGGTGGGGCGAGAGTCCATTGAGACCATTACCGCCAGACCGGCCAGGGTGTGATCAACCGATAGATGCGCACAGGATCCGGTGAAGCGGGATCGGCCAGGACTTCCGTTCTATTCGTGCTGCGAGGCAGCAAATGGACCCAATTACTCCACGAGGATCCAGCGGTCTGCGCACTGACTTGGACGGTGTAGGTTCGGTTGGACCGGGCCACAAACGAAAGGATCACCCGCCCGGCATCGTCCGCAACGGCACTCAACCGCAGCTGACTCTCGTGATCGTTCGGATCCGTGTCCGCCAGATACTCCTGAAGATTGCTCATTCCGTCGTTATCGGGGTCCAAAGCCGCATCGGCCGCGGTGCTGGTCGACAACCCATGCGCCACCTCCCAAACATCCGCCATATGATCTCCGTCGGCGTCGGACAGGATGGTGAGGGACGCCGATGAACTCGTCGCCACTCCGACCTGATTGGACACATTGACCGAGTAGAAACCTCCATGGCCGGATTGCACGTTGGTGATGACGTAGAATGCGGAGCTGAGAAACTCGAGATAGTTGGTTACCGCAGCTGCTCCCTTTCGCCACCGATAAGTCAACGGTTCTCCCCCCGTGGTTTCGACGACGAAGATCACGGTCTCGCCCTCCACCGCGGTAAGGCTTAACGGATGCTGAATCACAGCCGGCTTGGTCAAGGTCCGGAGCGACACCGCCGGGCTGGTTTCTGACCTGAGATCGTCGCGCACGACCACGTCATAGTTCCCTTCGCTCGTCGGCTGAGCGCTCGCGATGGTGAACACGTTGCTGGTTGCGCCGTTGATGGGAGCTCCGTTGAACCGCCACTGGTATTGAAGGGTTCCAACTCCGACCGCCGCGACGCTAAAACTGGCAGAAGCACCGACTGCAACCGCCAGCGGTTGCGGAGGAGTCAGCAGCAAGGGCGACTCCAGTTCACCGGCGATGGGGTAGAGCTGGGATGTGGGGATGACTTGTTTCGGGAGATTCGGTGCCGACCACGCCAGCGAAGCCGTCGCTCCGCCACCGTTTTCGTAATATTCCAGACGCAGCTCATACCGCTGTCCCGCGATCAAGCTGATGGTTCCGCTGTTCTCGGTGTCGCCATGGTCCGTCCAGTTATCGACCAGCGGCTCATTATTAATCCACAATCGAATCCCGTCGTCGGAGATCGTAAAGAAGCTGTGCTCGCCGGAATACTGCGCCTGCACAAATCCGGACCACCGTATTGAGAACTGATCCACCGGTAGTCCCGACGCCGGCGAGCCAGCGCCCCAATGGTTGTCCACCACCGGATCTACCCGCGTCAGCCGGGCCCGGGTCGATCCGGGACGCGTGCCGGTAAAGTACTCCGCCTTGAGACCAATGCCATTGCCCGGCGGGGCCGGATTGACCCGCAGTTGCAGCGGCTCAGAGAGGGCGCTCGAAAAGCCATCGTCAGTCACTCGAGCGGTGATGGTTAGGGAACCGGTGGGAACATTCATCCACCGAAAATCAAAGGGGCTGGTGCTCGTTTCACCAATCTTCTGCCCATCGACGAAGTATTCAACCAGCACCGGCTCGCCATCGGAGTCGCCTACCAACACTGTCAGAGTGAGGTCTACGGGAGCGGTATAGATGGATCCGCCCGCTGGGGAAGTCAGGCTGACCTGTGGGAGCTGATTGACCCGATTCGTTCGGCCGGGCGACATTCCCGAGACAAACCAATTAGCCGGGTCGTCAGCATACTGATCGAGACGAACGCGTTGGAGAGAAGGCCCTTGACCATTAGCAGCCGCTGGCCAAGGAACCTGGGGCGCATAGCGAAGGGTATCGATGGTGATCGAAGGAACTCCATTGGTGGATGGTTGCCCGGGCATGGATAGCTCGAGTCGTTCGCCATCATCCTGTAGCGCGCCGGTCCACGGACCGAACACGGAGACGGAAGCCGGCACCCGGTACTTGGCACGGAAGAGATCCGGCTCGATCCCCACCACCAGGAGCGTTTCCCCAGGCGACAAGGTCACATTGGCTGGGAACGAGAAACCAAGACCGCTCAACCTCCAGGTGTTGGTCGGATACGCCGCATCGTAAAGCAGCACAGGCTGGCTCGAAATGTTTCCCAGCTCTACAAACTCATCCTGTCCTGGGCGCGGATGATACATGACCTCGGAGATAACGATCGGACCGATCTGCGGTCCCAAATTGACTGCCCCGAAACTGTGCGCGACCTGGGCGGGGTAGTGCACCTCGGGAATGCTGGTAAGGTATCGTCCGAAGGACACGCCCTTCTGAGCGGCGCCGAATCCAAATCCATCACTGTAGCCCGTCAACTCGCCACTGGCATCGCCAGAGAATAGGTAAACCGAGTCTCCTTCGCTGTTGAACGAAAAACTCGTGAGCGAACCTGGGCTGGGATTGAACTGAGCCTCGCTCAGAACCGTGAAGCCGCCTGCAGCAATGGACGCCCCGGCGGGGAAGCGGAACTTGCGGGGGACCGCGGGGTCATCCGTCAACCACCATCCCGCGAGGCTCACCGAGGAAGCCGTTGGGTTGAAGAGTTCCACTTGATCCGTCTGGTTCCCCAAGCCCGCGGTCAGAATCTCGTTGATGACAATGGGAGGTATCGTGTTGGCCGGATCGTCCTTCCCGGGGGAGCCCCCGGGGAGGCTGCTCGTCCGCCAGGCGAGGGGATGGTTGAAGCCAGTGCGGGCGTCGGGATCCTTTAGCACCAAGGAAAATCCCAGACCGTCGGGAGTCACCGGCCACGGTGCTCGATCCCCATAAGAGAAAGACCAGACTGCCCCGGCCACCGGATGACTCAGCGTCAGGGCCTCGCCTGCGTTGTCCAGACGCCCGACGTACGCCCCCGTCACTTTCAGCCCGGGATAACGTGACTCCAACAGCGCCTGGTTGCGACCCAGAACGATGAACTGGCCGGGCGAGACCGCGGTACCCGCGGCGAATTCAAAGGTCACGCCCGAGCCGAAGAAAAACCCGGTCAAATCCAACGTCTCCAACCCGACATTTTTGAGCTCGATGAATTCCAGTTCATCGCCCGAAACATCTCCGAGATCGGCGGGATGATACATAACCTCAGTCAACCGCAGCGCGGAGAAGTCTTGATCAGCGTAAAACTCAGGTTCAACCAGGGCGCTCCAATTCGATCCACTCTTAACCCGTGCGCGAATCTTGGTGTAGCCCAACAGGGAAATGGGCGTCGAGTAAGGTGTGGCCGAAGCGGCAATCTCCCCCCCACGTCGGCGTGGGTCCGATCCATCCAGCGTGTAGACAATAGTCCCTTCGCCGTTGGGGTTGCTCAGGCTCACAAGCCCGCCTAGGGGGAGCAGTCCGCCGAACTGACTAAACACGGGAGGAGCGAGATCCGGATAGAGGCCGTCGGCGATCAACTGATCCATCATCACGGTGGTCCGATTGACCAAGAAATCATTGAGCACAGTCTCGCACGCCGCCCGCCAATCAGCCTGCGTAAACGGGGCCGTCGGGCGCTTGGAGTCCCCCCAACGCGCCGATTCACAAATGACCGCCCGCTCGATCTCCGCCATGCGCCTTTGGAATCGAACCCGGGCCGCCTCGGCCGTCAGCGGCCCTCCGTTAAAGCAATACTTCTGCAGACGGTCGGCCACTTTCAGCCGAAACTCCGGATTAGAATGCAATTTGAACCACAACCGTTGCGGATTGCTCGTATCGACACTCGCTCCGGCGCCGAAATCAATGACGTAGCCAGTCCCTTGCCGATGGATGCCGGTGCGGTCCTCAAACAGGTTCAGCAAGGTGTGCTCCGAGTCATGAACCACAAAGCGGAATCCACCCTCTCCTTCCCGATCCCGCATCCCGTACCAGTTGTTGGGAGAATTGTTGCCCAGAAACGCGGAGATGGGGGCATCCAGGTTTCCGCCGAAAAGAATCACCAGCATGTAGTCGATGAGATTTCCAACATCCAATAAAACCGGGTAGTCGGGGTTGCGCGTGCCGTCGGGATTATTCCCTTGAATCCGCTCATAAGCGGCATCAGTTGCCAGACCCAACTCGGCCTGTTTCCAAAGATTCGTCCAGGCGGTCATGTTGCCATCCGTTGCATTAATCGTGTAGGGGCCAGCCTCCACCTTGACCACGTCGTAGTTCTCTTCCTTACCCC contains:
- a CDS encoding lamin tail domain-containing protein encodes the protein MRYLQPALFLRLPNWMLIVLTATVLGFHPVVAEVIITEFVASNDHGLKDEDGASSDWIELQNQGPGPVNLAGWFLTDDAGALTKWRLPSTNLLVNDFLVVFASGKNRTAAGSPLHANFSLSAKGGYLALVKPGGVLKASEFNAYPPQVQDVSYGVRQSVERTVYVTDQAPLRYRVPSDGTLGDTWTSPAFDDSAWLIGTNGVGYQRLSSGFAVRWIKASLAVTNLNTAEAVLTNAALKVSQSAENRPTINYLGTGNSGRYRLDAPFPGSVATNVNVDDFVLEATGMLSIPSPGFWTFGVHSDAGFRLTVGNFTVSSNRTTASETLAAFNFGVAGDYPVRLMMYDRLGGSEVELYAAAGNRTAWSSNDFALVGDAGRGGLPVRSTVVVENQVIAYAPLIRTDLADSLAGQSTTVYLRIPFAATGEVGQHSGLALLARYDDGFVVSLNGTPTASRLAPLAPVWNSAASAARSPSLAVFPETINLTPHLGLLKPGANVLAIQGLVRSSTDAEQLWTGELVGYRYANSTNQYFAQASPGTFNEAPGYAFVSDTKFSHDRGFYETNFSLSITCETPGAVIRFTTNGSPPSLTNGFVYSSPIPIARTTTIRAAAFAPGFTPSAVDTHTYLFVEDVVQQSPNRQTPPGWPATWGANTVDYGMDPRIVNHPVYGQTIREDLKSLPSFSIVMRLDDLFNATRGIYANPSEDGAAWERAMSLELIYPDGRKGFQVNGGIRLRGGFSRSTDNPKHAFRFFFREEYGAAKLNFPVFGPDAAASFDKFDLRTFQNYSWAFQGDARGCFIRDVFSRDTQLALGQSSAHGDYYHLYINGVYWGLYNTEERPEASFGESYFGGKEENYDVVKVEAGPYTINATDGNMTAWTNLWKQAELGLATDAAYERIQGNNPDGTRNPDYPVLLDVGNLIDYMLVILFGGNLDAPISAFLGNNSPNNWYGMRDREGEGGFRFVVHDSEHTLLNLFEDRTGIHRQGTGYVIDFGAGASVDTSNPQRLWFKLHSNPEFRLKVADRLQKYCFNGGPLTAEAARVRFQRRMAEIERAVICESARWGDSKRPTAPFTQADWRAACETVLNDFLVNRTTVMMDQLIADGLYPDLAPPVFSQFGGLLPLGGLVSLSNPNGEGTIVYTLDGSDPRRRGGEIAASATPYSTPISLLGYTKIRARVKSGSNWSALVEPEFYADQDFSALRLTEVMYHPADLGDVSGDELEFIELKNVGLETLDLTGFFFGSGVTFEFAAGTAVSPGQFIVLGRNQALLESRYPGLKVTGAYVGRLDNAGEALTLSHPVAGAVWSFSYGDRAPWPVTPDGLGFSLVLKDPDARTGFNHPLAWRTSSLPGGSPGKDDPANTIPPIVINEILTAGLGNQTDQVELFNPTASSVSLAGWWLTDDPAVPRKFRFPAGASIAAGGFTVLSEAQFNPSPGSLTSFSFNSEGDSVYLFSGDASGELTGYSDGFGFGAAQKGVSFGRYLTSIPEVHYPAQVAHSFGAVNLGPQIGPIVISEVMYHPRPGQDEFVELGNISSQPVLLYDAAYPTNTWRLSGLGFSFPANVTLSPGETLLVVGIEPDLFRAKYRVPASVSVFGPWTGALQDDGERLELSMPGQPSTNGVPSITIDTLRYAPQVPWPAAANGQGPSLQRVRLDQYADDPANWFVSGMSPGRTNRVNQLPQVSLTSPAGGSIYTAPVDLTLTVLVGDSDGEPVLVEYFVDGQKIGETSTSPFDFRWMNVPTGSLTITARVTDDGFSSALSEPLQLRVNPAPPGNGIGLKAEYFTGTRPGSTRARLTRVDPVVDNHWGAGSPASGLPVDQFSIRWSGFVQAQYSGEHSFFTISDDGIRLWINNEPLVDNWTDHGDTENSGTISLIAGQRYELRLEYYENGGGATASLAWSAPNLPKQVIPTSQLYPIAGELESPLLLTPPQPLAVAVGASASFSVAAVGVGTLQYQWRFNGAPINGATSNVFTIASAQPTSEGNYDVVVRDDLRSETSPAVSLRTLTKPAVIQHPLSLTAVEGETVIFVVETTGGEPLTYRWRKGAAAVTNYLEFLSSAFYVITNVQSGHGGFYSVNVSNQVGVATSSSASLTILSDADGDHMADVWEVAHGLSTSTAADAALDPDNDGMSNLQEYLADTDPNDHESQLRLSAVADDAGRVILSFVARSNRTYTVQVSAQTAGSSWSNWVHLLPRSTNRTEVLADPASPDPVRIYRLITPWPVWR
- a CDS encoding glycosyltransferase family 4 protein is translated as MKLALIRRRFSSVGGAELYVQRLVASLAEAGHELHFFTEEWDSPPEGTRVYLVSASASRALRSVGFAEQVDRRLQSQRFDCVFSFERTLRQDVYRAGDGVHRAWLNQRRRFAPWYQKPFTQWGGFHRNMLALEAQTFDPSRTRRIIVNSEMVRREILEFFPFPEERIHLVRNGIDVPRFQSGRRDETRKRFGFTEKDFVILFVGSGWERKGLKYVLQAVDQFGVKQGLEILENEWNGEGKPPRRMAKTPVKLLVVGKGRLPYLTSKDFVFAGAMPDVENAYAAADLFLFPPIYEPSANVVFEAMAAGLPVISSVQNGSSELIVEGVNGTVVSDPSNVPGLVNAIAYWFSQRFMLRPVDSDQLRLERNVEETLQVLELAASERRKD